From a region of the Lactuca sativa cultivar Salinas chromosome 4, Lsat_Salinas_v11, whole genome shotgun sequence genome:
- the LOC111892463 gene encoding zinc finger BED domain-containing protein RICESLEEPER 2-like has protein sequence MFTERALFCPEFAASEKAQMNWYMNMLKTDTRQHVSTQRYGSLIELQEATRQHSMDDGGSTTNLLSPNKGMGVETGVGIDNSSSQLVHGMDHTTTPNEETTSQIPNENESVREKNNKTDEDEPSGCDVDFVPPLIGPDTKYDENKMREPIANWILSTEQPFATVEDVMFVKMMKTATPLFEKVSRVTITSECFKVYEHEKKRLKALTKAASKISLTTDCWKSSHQKIEYMVITAHFVDHNWRLQKRVLSFVHVPPPRNAVDIADGYNDKALRRLKETFSRVRKLSCGGRLFHIRCCAHILNLLVKDGLAIIDHIIGDVREGIKYINNSEGRRLNFSKAAHQMQIRDRKLMLDVPTRWNSTYDMLCMALKFKDAFLRYAEYEPHFHHLPTDKDWENVQSVCEILKVFKVCTNIISGSDYPTANLYLIEVFRVKQTLDKGSLSTTDFIRDMVKKMKEKFDKYWGECHLAMAIASVLDPRFKMKLVEFCFPTLYQNSDENIKEVKNALYEMYSEYLEMHDTLVRESATHGSEHERNVLGLNEGTSLGSGWEAFGEFITTADLE, from the exons ATTCAATGGATGATGGAGGGTCTACAACAAACCTATTAAGTCCAAACAAAGGAATGGGGGTTGAAACAGGTGTTGGGATTGATAATTCGTCATCACAATTAGTACATGGTATGGATCACACAACCACTCCAAATGAAGAAACAACTAGTCAAATCCCTAATGAAAATGAAAGTGTGAgagaaaaaaataacaaaaccGATGAAGATGAA CCTAGTGGGTGTGATGTGGATTTTGTGCCACCATTGATCGGACCGGATACAAaatatgatgaaaacaaaatgaggGAGCCCATAGCTAATTGGATACTAAGTACTGAGCAACCGTTTGCTACTGTGGAAGATGTAATGTTTGTAAAAATGATGAAGACAGCTACTCCATTGTTTGAGAAAGTAAGCAGAGTTACAATTACGTCAGAATGTTTTAAGGTATACGAGCATGAGAAGAAAAGGTTGAAAGCCCTTACAAAAGCTGCCTCTAAAATCAGTTTAACAACTGATTGTTGGAAGTCCTCGCATCAGAAAATTGAGTATATGGTTATTACTGCACATTTTGTAGATCATAATTGGAG ATTACAGAAACGTGTATTAAGTTTTGTACATGTTCCTCCTCCTCGTAATGCGGTTGATATTGCTGATG GTTATAATGACAAAGCTTTAAGAAGATTGAAAGAAACTTTTTCGCGTGTAAGAAAACTTTCATGTGGTGGTAGATTGTTTCATATACGATGTTGCGCACACATATTGAATCTTCTAGTGAAAGATGGTCTTGCAATAATTGATCATATCATCGGTGATGTTCGTGAGGGTATAAAGTATATTAACAATTCGGAGGGTAGACGTCTAAATTTTTCAAAGGCTGCACATCAAATGCAAATACGTGATCGGAAGTTAATGCTTGATGTTCCAACACGATGGAATTCAACCTATGATATGTTGTGCATGGCTTTAAAGTTCAAAGATGCTTTCCTAAG GTATGCAGAGTATGAACCACATTTTCATCACTTGCCAACTGACAAAGATTGGGAAAATGTTCAAAGCGTATGTGAAATTTTGAAGGTTTTTAAG GTGTGCACGAATATCATCTCGGGCAGTGATTATCCTACTGCTAATTTATATCTAATTGAAGTGTTTAGAGTGAAGCAAACTCTTGATAAAGGTTCATTATCTACAACCGATTTTATTCGTGATATGGTAAAGAAAATGAAGGAAAAGTTTGACAAGTATTGGGGTGAGTGTCACCTTGCAATGGCAATAGCTTCTGTGTTAGATCCACGGTTCAAGATGAAGTTGGTTGAATTTTGCTTTCCAACACTTTATCAAAATTCAGACGAGAACATTAAAGAAGTGAAGAATGCACTTTATGAAATGTATTCGGAGTATTTAGAGATGCATGACACATTAGTTAGGGAATCTGCAACACATGGAAGCGAACATGAAAGAAATGTTTTAGGGTTGAATGAAGGTACATCACTTGGATCTGGATGGGAGGCATTTGGAGAGTTCATAACGACTGCAGATTTGGAGTGA